A single Prochlorococcus marinus XMU1410 DNA region contains:
- a CDS encoding ABC transporter ATP-binding protein yields MFFKDFRRIKKLGKYLTKDKKTIYLILIVLLPVSFSGAIQPLLVGQAITILKNESTDVWLSKTFFGQSINAIILTLFITVLFRLVLQGYQTYNIQAVGQRLTARIRRELFDHSISLSLNYHDKMPVGKLLTRLTNDVDALAEVFGSGAVGVIADFVSLIVISLTMLSIDRGLAILLLLTQIPVSYFIIWLQKRYRRANYQVREELSQLNSDFQENLQGLEVVQMFRREAFNSKKFSNTGVAYKKAVNGTIFYDSSISAFIEWISLAAVSLVLAVGGYLVTSGNIGLGTLTTFILYSQRLFEPLRQLAERFTQIQGGLTAVERINELLDEEIQIKDSTSAKYFLENTKNLNKKFKGKIEFKNVNFFYNEGEHIIKNLSFIINPGEHVAFVGPTGSGKTTIIRLLCRLYEPQSGQILIDDIDIGDIPIATLRNMLGVVLQDTFIFSGNVAENLKLNSNLDNLELENLCNELGLDNLLKKLPQGLNTLLRERGGNLSSGERQLLSVARVAIRDPIVLIMDEATAFMDPSTEATLQKDLERILSKRTALVIAHRLATIESSDKILVLKGGTLVEEGTHSELRLKKGLYFQLSELQQKGFANF; encoded by the coding sequence AAGCAATTACTATTCTTAAAAACGAAAGTACAGATGTTTGGCTAAGTAAAACTTTTTTTGGGCAGTCAATAAATGCCATAATCTTAACTTTATTCATAACTGTCCTATTTAGATTGGTTCTGCAAGGATACCAAACTTACAATATCCAAGCAGTGGGCCAACGTTTGACTGCAAGAATAAGAAGAGAACTTTTTGATCATTCAATATCTTTATCTCTTAATTATCACGATAAAATGCCTGTAGGGAAATTACTAACGAGACTAACAAATGATGTTGATGCTTTAGCAGAGGTTTTTGGTAGTGGGGCAGTTGGAGTCATTGCTGACTTCGTCAGTCTGATAGTAATTTCCTTGACAATGCTGTCAATTGATAGAGGACTTGCGATTTTATTGCTTTTGACTCAAATCCCAGTTTCATATTTCATTATTTGGCTTCAAAAACGTTACAGAAGAGCCAATTATCAAGTTAGGGAAGAATTGTCTCAACTTAACTCTGATTTTCAAGAGAATCTTCAAGGTTTAGAAGTTGTTCAGATGTTCAGAAGAGAGGCTTTCAATAGCAAGAAATTTTCGAATACTGGAGTTGCTTATAAGAAAGCAGTAAATGGAACAATATTTTATGACAGTAGTATTTCAGCATTTATAGAATGGATTTCTCTTGCCGCAGTTTCTTTGGTTTTGGCAGTTGGAGGATATCTTGTTACTTCTGGAAATATTGGTTTAGGAACATTAACAACTTTTATCTTATATTCCCAAAGACTTTTTGAACCTTTAAGGCAGCTTGCAGAAAGATTTACTCAGATACAGGGAGGTTTAACAGCTGTAGAAAGAATAAATGAATTATTGGATGAAGAAATACAGATTAAGGACTCAACTTCCGCGAAATATTTTTTAGAAAATACTAAAAATTTAAATAAGAAATTTAAGGGCAAAATTGAGTTCAAGAATGTAAATTTTTTCTATAACGAAGGAGAGCATATCATAAAAAATTTATCTTTCATTATCAATCCAGGAGAGCATGTGGCTTTTGTAGGGCCAACTGGTTCAGGTAAAACTACCATAATTAGACTATTGTGTAGATTATATGAACCTCAATCAGGCCAGATATTAATTGATGATATAGATATAGGAGATATTCCTATTGCAACACTTAGAAATATGTTGGGAGTGGTTTTGCAAGATACCTTTATCTTTAGTGGAAATGTCGCAGAAAATTTGAAACTAAATTCGAATTTAGACAATCTTGAACTAGAAAATCTTTGTAACGAATTAGGTCTAGATAATTTGTTGAAAAAATTACCACAAGGTTTGAACACCTTACTTAGAGAAAGAGGGGGGAATCTTTCTTCTGGAGAGAGACAACTTCTTTCAGTAGCTCGAGTAGCGATTAGAGATCCTATTGTTTTAATAATGGACGAAGCTACAGCGTTTATGGATCCGTCTACAGAGGCTACTTTGCAGAAAGATCTTGAGAGAATTCTGTCAAAAAGAACAGCATTAGTAATAGCTCATAGATTAGCAACTATTGAAAGTTCTGATAAGATATTAGTCTTAAAAGGTGGAACATTAGTTGAAGAGGGAACACATAGTGAATTGAGACTGAAAAAGGGTTTATATTTTCAGCTTTCTGAGCTTCAACAAAAAGGATTTGCGAATTTTTAA
- a CDS encoding GNAT family N-acetyltransferase: protein MIFRNQGSLIKKSNSLSRDELINLYGLNSYEFTQTNKESIFVCSKNKDLDLIELDQLLQTVGWSRRPIRRVKRALDFSILVVGLWLHDDKFPRLVGFARCTGDGILEATVWDVAINPVYQGLGLGKELMKYILKELKNIGISKVTLFADAEVVSFYKKQGWILEPRGSKCAFWYAN, encoded by the coding sequence ATGATTTTCAGGAACCAAGGATCGTTAATAAAAAAATCAAACAGCTTATCAAGAGATGAGCTGATAAATCTTTATGGTTTAAATTCTTACGAGTTCACTCAAACAAATAAAGAATCAATATTTGTATGTAGTAAAAATAAAGATTTAGATCTTATAGAATTAGATCAACTTTTGCAAACTGTTGGTTGGAGTAGAAGACCTATAAGAAGAGTGAAAAGAGCTTTGGATTTCAGTATTTTGGTGGTTGGGTTATGGCTTCATGATGATAAATTCCCAAGATTAGTTGGATTCGCAAGATGCACTGGCGATGGAATTTTAGAAGCAACAGTTTGGGACGTGGCTATTAACCCTGTCTATCAAGGGCTTGGATTGGGGAAAGAGTTAATGAAATATATCCTAAAAGAATTAAAAAATATTGGAATTTCCAAAGTAACCCTTTTTGCTGATGCTGAAGTGGTTTCGTTTTACAAAAAACAAGGTTGGATATTAGAACCAAGAGGCTCTAAATGCGCTTTCTGGTATGCAAATTAA
- a CDS encoding TIGR04283 family arsenosugar biosynthesis glycosyltransferase codes for MSKFSIIIPTINEAKNLPLLLSDLSSIQKEGEIIIVDCGSRDKTVDIASIYGAKVFIAQERNRGLQLDIGAKNSKGEWLIFLHADTKLAHDWFRKTYSLLKENKNFIYYFKFKINNKKIIYRVLEILVNFRSKYFKQPYGDQGLIIHRSNYFKNNGFRKIPLMEDVDFLRRLKNKKDLKQLNSNILISSRKWERTNIFLQAIKNWQLRRRWLKGESLESIYSDYYKND; via the coding sequence TTGTCTAAATTCTCAATTATCATTCCAACTATTAATGAAGCTAAAAATTTGCCATTATTGCTTTCAGACTTATCAAGTATTCAGAAAGAGGGAGAAATTATAATTGTTGATTGTGGAAGTAGAGATAAAACTGTTGATATAGCAAGTATTTATGGAGCAAAAGTATTTATAGCTCAAGAAAGGAATCGGGGTTTACAATTAGATATAGGAGCTAAAAATTCAAAAGGAGAATGGCTTATTTTTTTGCATGCAGACACAAAATTAGCTCATGATTGGTTTAGAAAAACATATTCATTATTAAAGGAAAACAAGAATTTTATTTACTATTTTAAATTTAAAATAAATAACAAAAAGATAATTTATAGAGTCCTCGAAATTCTTGTAAATTTTAGAAGTAAATATTTTAAACAACCGTATGGTGATCAAGGTTTAATAATACATAGGTCTAACTACTTTAAGAATAATGGTTTTAGAAAGATACCTTTGATGGAAGATGTAGATTTTTTAAGGAGATTAAAGAATAAAAAAGATTTAAAACAATTAAATTCAAATATTTTGATAAGTTCAAGAAAATGGGAAAGAACTAATATTTTCCTCCAAGCAATTAAGAACTGGCAATTGAGAAGAAGATGGTTAAAAGGCGAATCATTAGAATCTATATATTCTGACTACTATAAAAATGATTAA
- a CDS encoding TIGR04282 family arsenosugar biosynthesis glycosyltransferase: protein MAKWHGFGRCKTRLSKDIGKINSAKVQSVMTKHTISVAKFLQETKQIDISIAISGLGVRNCRRWSRELGIKKFNLQGKGCLGEKMKRQIIINKKFCTKEKIKNIIFIGTDLPDLCHQDLLNTLKFLQHNDLVLGPSNDGGYWLIGLSEKIMSSHMYLPFINIKWGTENVLQKTIDNFAFTKLKYKFLDKKIDIDTIIDIENRK, encoded by the coding sequence ATGGCAAAATGGCATGGTTTTGGAAGATGCAAAACAAGATTATCAAAAGATATAGGTAAAATTAATTCTGCAAAGGTACAAAGTGTGATGACCAAACACACTATTTCAGTCGCAAAATTTCTCCAGGAAACTAAACAAATTGATATTTCTATTGCTATATCTGGTTTGGGGGTAAGGAATTGTAGAAGATGGTCTAGAGAATTAGGCATCAAAAAATTTAATTTACAGGGTAAAGGCTGCTTGGGAGAAAAAATGAAAAGGCAAATAATTATCAACAAAAAATTTTGTACTAAAGAAAAGATCAAAAATATTATTTTTATTGGTACTGACCTTCCAGATTTATGCCATCAAGATTTATTGAATACTCTAAAGTTTCTTCAACACAATGATCTTGTTTTAGGACCATCTAATGATGGAGGATATTGGCTTATTGGTTTATCAGAAAAAATAATGTCTTCACATATGTATTTACCTTTTATAAATATTAAGTGGGGTACAGAAAATGTTCTTCAAAAAACAATTGATAATTTTGCTTTTACAAAATTGAAATATAAGTTTTTAGATAAAAAAATAGATATAGATACAATTATTGATATTGAAAATAGAAAGTAA